Within the Streptomyces sp. YIM 121038 genome, the region AAGCGGGCCAGGCGGGAGCGCACGTGGTCGATGAGGTCCTGGGCGGTCACCTCGACGTCGTCGGCGGCGGGGCCCAGGACCACGAAGGCCTTGGGACGTTCGCCCCACTTCTCGTCGGGCACGCCCACGACCGCCACCTCGTGCACCGCGGGGTGCGAGTCGATGGCGCGCTCGACCTCCACGGTGGAGATGTTCTCGCCGCCGGAGATGATGATGTCCTTGGCCCGGTCCCGGAGTTCGACGTAGCCGTCGGGGTGCCGCACGCCGAGGTCCCCGGAGTGGAACCAACCGCCGCGGAACGCCTCGGCGGTGGCCTCGGCGTCCTCGAAGTAGCCCGCCATGACGTTGTTGCCGCGCATGACGACCTCACCGAGCGTGGTGCCGTCGGCCGGGACGTCGCGCAGGTCCTCGTCGACGACGCGGAGCCCGTCCGTCTGGATCATGCCGACCCCCTGGCGGGCCCGCAGCGCGTGGCGTGCCGGGCCGTCCAGGGCGCCCCAGGAGGGCTGCGGTTCGCAGACGGCGTACGGGCCGTAGGTCTCGGTGAGCCCGTAGACGTGGACGACGTCGGCGCCGAGGTCCTCGACCCGGCGGATCAGGGTGGGGCTGGGCGGCGCGCCCGCGACCGTCACCGTGAGCGGGCGCCGCAGCCGATGGGCCTGCGGGGCGGTCGCGAGGGTGAGCAGGACGGTCGGGGCGCCGTTCAGATGCGTCACGCCCTCGGTGCCGAGGAGCCGCCAGACGTCCTCGGCGACCACCGCGCGCAGGCACACGTGGGTACCGCCGATCGCGGTGACGGCCCAGGCGGTGCACCAGCCGTTGCAGTGGAACATCGGCAGGGTCCACAGGTACACGCTCTCGGGCGTGTGCCGCGAGTGGAGCACCTCGCCGAGGGCGTTGAGGTACGCCCCGCGGTGGGTGTACA harbors:
- a CDS encoding long-chain-fatty-acid--CoA ligase, with amino-acid sequence MHTPLTPLAFLRRAAEVHPDKTAVVHGELRLSYAEFAARATRLAHALRASGVAPGDRVAYLAPNVPELLVAHFGVPLAGAVLVAVNTRLAPAEVRHICDHSGARLLVGDAELLAAARPDPGGPASVRETVVVGADAGAALGTPYETFLARGDDRPLSWDVPDENALIALNYTSGTTGRPKGVMYTHRGAYLNALGEVLHSRHTPESVYLWTLPMFHCNGWCTAWAVTAIGGTHVCLRAVVAEDVWRLLGTEGVTHLNGAPTVLLTLATAPQAHRLRRPLTVTVAGAPPSPTLIRRVEDLGADVVHVYGLTETYGPYAVCEPQPSWGALDGPARHALRARQGVGMIQTDGLRVVDEDLRDVPADGTTLGEVVMRGNNVMAGYFEDAEATAEAFRGGWFHSGDLGVRHPDGYVELRDRAKDIIISGGENISTVEVERAIDSHPAVHEVAVVGVPDEKWGERPKAFVVLGPAADDVEVTAQDLIDHVRSRLARFKAPDRVEFVTSLPKTSTGKIQKYVLRERPG